Proteins from a genomic interval of Caulobacter rhizosphaerae:
- a CDS encoding HlyC/CorC family transporter codes for MLTAILGLAPIVIVLLALSALFSAAETSLTAASRARMHQLEREGDRPAKRVNTLLADQETMIGAVLLGNNLINILASALTTQVLTAAIPGPWGVAAATGAMTVLVLVFAEVLPKTLAILKSDDVARFLSGPTLLVVRLFGPIIYAIQWVVRRTLRLFGVKLTMEVDVLAAHEEIRGAVEYHHSEGGVESGDRRMLGGVLDLSDMDVSEIMVHRKSITLIDADLPIRELVAEALEAQHTRIPLYRDNADNIVGVLHARDLLRALAAANGAIDDIDVASIQREPWFIPDTTNLKDQLNAFLKRRSHFALVVDEYGALQGLVTLEDILEEIVGEIEDEHDTKVEGLRPQADGSVHVDGHVTVRDLNRAMDWRLPEGEAVTIAGLVIHEAQTIPEPGQIFIFHHHRFQVLRRQRNQITGLRISGRLDESVR; via the coding sequence ATCCTGACCGCCATCCTCGGCCTCGCGCCGATCGTCATCGTCCTGCTGGCCCTGTCGGCGCTGTTCTCGGCCGCCGAGACCTCGCTGACCGCCGCCTCGCGGGCCCGCATGCACCAGCTGGAACGCGAGGGCGACCGACCGGCCAAGCGGGTCAACACGCTGCTGGCCGACCAGGAGACGATGATCGGGGCGGTGCTGCTGGGCAACAACCTGATCAACATCCTGGCCTCGGCCCTGACCACCCAGGTGCTGACCGCCGCCATCCCGGGCCCGTGGGGCGTGGCGGCGGCGACCGGGGCGATGACCGTGCTGGTCCTGGTGTTCGCCGAGGTGCTGCCCAAGACCCTGGCGATCCTGAAGTCGGACGACGTGGCCCGCTTCCTGTCCGGACCCACCCTGCTGGTGGTGCGGCTGTTCGGACCGATCATCTACGCCATCCAGTGGGTGGTGCGCCGTACGCTGCGATTGTTCGGCGTCAAGCTGACCATGGAGGTCGACGTCCTGGCCGCCCACGAGGAGATCCGCGGCGCGGTCGAATACCACCACTCCGAAGGCGGGGTCGAAAGCGGCGACCGGCGGATGCTGGGCGGGGTGCTGGACCTGTCGGACATGGACGTCTCCGAGATCATGGTCCACCGCAAGTCGATCACCCTGATCGACGCCGACCTGCCGATCCGCGAGCTGGTGGCCGAGGCGCTGGAGGCCCAGCACACCCGCATCCCCCTCTATCGCGACAACGCCGACAACATCGTCGGGGTGTTGCACGCCCGCGACCTGCTGCGGGCCCTGGCCGCCGCCAACGGCGCGATCGACGACATCGACGTGGCCTCGATCCAGCGCGAGCCGTGGTTCATCCCCGACACCACCAATCTGAAGGACCAGCTGAACGCCTTCCTCAAGCGGCGCAGCCACTTCGCCCTGGTGGTCGACGAGTACGGGGCGCTGCAGGGGCTGGTGACCCTGGAGGACATCCTCGAGGAGATCGTCGGCGAGATCGAGGACGAGCACGACACCAAGGTCGAGGGCCTTCGTCCGCAGGCGGACGGCTCGGTGCACGTCGACGGCCACGTCACCGTGCGCGACCTCAACCGGGCCATGGACTGGCGCCTGCCGGAGGGCGAGGCGGTGACCATCGCCGGCCTGGTGATCCACGAGGCCCAGACCATTCCCGAGCCCGGCCAGATCTTCATCTTCCACCACCACCGCTTCCAGGTGCTGCGCCGCCAGCGCAACCAGATCACCGGCCTGCGGATCAGCGGACGGCTGGACGAGAGCGTCCGCTGA